The Pseudomonas hefeiensis genomic sequence GGAGCCGATGGCAAGCAGCTTGCGGCGGATCCGGTGAAGAGCCACATCCAGTGCGTTAGGCGTGACGGCTTCGCTCAAGCCCCAGCCTGCCGCCTCTATTGCGGTGCGACGGACGATTTCCCCTGGCTTGCGCAAAAGCAACAACATGATCTGCATTTCCGCCGGCGCGAGAGGGATGCTTTGACTGGCACAGCTCATGACGCCGATATCGGGTTGCAGGCTCAGGTCACCATGACTCGGCGCCAGTGGACGACAGTCCACGGGACGCCTTAGCAACGCCCGCACGCGCGCGACCATCTCATCCATGGCGAACGGCTTGGGCAGATAGTCATCTGCTCCGGCATCAAGGCCTGCGACACGGTCATGCAGCGCGTCGCGCGCCGTAAGGACCAGGCAGGGCATGCCAAGCCCGGCGTTGCGCAACCGCTGCAACAACACGAGCCCGTCGCCGTCCGGCAAGCCTCGATCAAGAATCAGCGCCTGGTACGGGACCCGCCCGATAGCCGCCCACGCGCCATCGATGCGATTGACTACGTCGACGGCGATGCCGGCGCTCGCCAGGCCTTTGCACACCAGATGCGCCAATCGTTCGTGGTCTTCGACCAACAGAATGCGACTCATCAGAAGCGGTACAGGTAGCCGAAGAGCACGCTGTTTTCGGTAGATCGGTCTACCAGCGGGCTGTCCTTGATCTCATCGGCGAGGCTCGTGGCCTTGAGGTCAAGGAATACGGAGTGATGGTCATCGAACATATAGTTTCCACGAACACCAAGTTCGGTATTGAGGCCGGATTTCCCATCATAGGCCGCTCGATCGATGCGAGCTTCACTTTCACGAACGCCAAAATAATAATCAACGTACTTCTGGTCCTGCCATATCGCCGCCATTCGTGGCGTGAGCGTGAGGTGCTCACCCCATTGCCAGGACCTCTCCAGACCCAGGGTGAAGCGCTGGCCCTTGCTATTGCCCGATACGTCCGCCAGCCACTGGGTGCTGACATCGGCCAGAGGGTTGCGCCACTGCACCTTGGCGCCCGCCCAGAAGCCACCTTTTCGGTCGCTCATGCCATCAAGGAACCGGGCATCGTCGTCGTCATAACCACTGAAGTCGTATTCACCGACGATGCTCAGATCCAGTTGCTGGGAGTCGTTGATCGTAAAACCCGGCAGCTTGATCTCGGCGGTAGGGCCAAATACTCGCACGTAGTCATTTTCAAAGTAGATCAGCGGTATGGCCTGGCTTTCACGGTCGACGCCCTTGTACGGTTGCTGGCTGCTGACCGCTCCCATGCCAAGGCCCCAGGATGAAGACGGCTCGGCGTTGGCGGACTCAGCGGCGAGGGCGGCCATGGATGAGCACAGACCGAGCACCAGGGCTTGGGTGGTGGCAGTCAACCGGGTCGCACTTGAAACGGTAGACAGGGGCGTGCAATGCATGGGGTTCTCCAGATCAATAGGATTAAATCGACCCTATCGTCGAAAAGTTCTTCTTACTGGATACTTACCCAACAACCGACATCGATCCCTTCCAGGTACAGAGTCGCGAAAAAATCGCTATCCGATAGTGGGCCCCGGTGCCCTGCAACCCTTTGAACATACCTGTAGGGCTATTCTGACAAGAATGTCAGGAAGCGGTCAGTTTGCGGACACCTTGATTGTCTAGACTGGCGGGTGGTACCTACAGGCTACCTTGCCAGTCGTGTGCAAAAATAACGCAAACCTGGGCCTCTGTTTGCCTGGTTGTCCCGCTTCTCGAGAGGAGTTACCTGATGCGCTTGCTCATCGTCGAGGACGAGGAAAAGACCTCCTCCTATGTGCACCGTGGCCTGAGTGAGCTCGGCTACATTGTTGATGTGGCGAGTAACGGCATCGATGGGCTGCACTACGCGCTGGAAATGGAATATGACGTCGTGATCCTTGATGTCATGTTACCGGGCAAGGACGGTTATGGCGTACTGGAGGGCTTGCGCCAGCAGAAGAAAACCCCGGTCATCATGTTGTCGGCCAGGGGGACGGTGGATGATCGCGTAAGGGGGCTGCGGGAGGGCGCTGATGACTACCTCGGCAAACCCTTTTCCTTTGCCGAACTGGTCGCGCGCGTCCAGGCATTGATCCGTCGTCGCACCGCGGACACGGCTGACCTGACCCATCTGCGCATCGACGACCTGGAGGTCGACCTGCAAGCGCGCAAGGTGACCAGGGCCGGGCTGCGGCTGGATCTGACGGCCAAGGAGTTCTGTCTGTTGAGCCTTCTGGCGCGGCACCAGGGAGAGATCCTTTCCAAACTGATGATTGCCGAGCAGGTCTGGGATATGAATTTCGACAGTGATGCCAACGTGGTCGAAGTTGCGATCAAGCGTGTGCGAGCTAAAGTGGATGCGCCTTATCCACGCAAGCTGCTGCATACCGTCCGTGGCATGGGCTATGTACTGGAAAGCCGTGAAGCCGATGGCAGACAAAATGGTACGTCATGATGAAAGGATCAATAGCCAAGCGGCTCGCCCTGATGTTTGCGTTTTCGGTCATGCTGATCACCGCGATCAGCGCGACGCTGCTGCGCTGTTCCTTGAAGACATCGCTCGAAGATCAGATGCAAAACGAGTTGATCCTGCGCCATTCCGTACTTGATCCGGTGCTCGCAAAATACGATTCGCCGGCGTTCTGGGTCGGCTTGCGTGAAAAGCTGGATGGCCTGACGCCCACGGATGAGCGGGTGCGTTATTGGGTCCTGGTTGACGACCCGGCCTACAGCTATGGCGGGGCGATGCCGGACGGCCAGGATTGGTCCAAGCGCCCGGATGGATTTTTCAGCATGGCGATACCCGACCGGCATCGTCCCATGGTGCTGCAAGTCAAGACCATCTCTGCCATGGGTAATCGCCCGGAGTTGCGCTTTATCGTGGGGCTCGATTCAACACCATTCATGAAGACCCTGGACCATTTCACCAAGACGCTGATCCTGACTTCGGCGCTGGGCGTCGTACTGGTCGCGCTGCTGGGTTACTGG encodes the following:
- a CDS encoding response regulator transcription factor, which encodes MSRILLVEDHERLAHLVCKGLASAGIAVDVVNRIDGAWAAIGRVPYQALILDRGLPDGDGLVLLQRLRNAGLGMPCLVLTARDALHDRVAGLDAGADDYLPKPFAMDEMVARVRALLRRPVDCRPLAPSHGDLSLQPDIGVMSCASQSIPLAPAEMQIMLLLLRKPGEIVRRTAIEAAGWGLSEAVTPNALDVALHRIRRKLLAIGSRHRIVNLRGLGYALRQEDVAQ
- a CDS encoding MipA/OmpV family protein, translating into MHCTPLSTVSSATRLTATTQALVLGLCSSMAALAAESANAEPSSSWGLGMGAVSSQQPYKGVDRESQAIPLIYFENDYVRVFGPTAEIKLPGFTINDSQQLDLSIVGEYDFSGYDDDDARFLDGMSDRKGGFWAGAKVQWRNPLADVSTQWLADVSGNSKGQRFTLGLERSWQWGEHLTLTPRMAAIWQDQKYVDYYFGVRESEARIDRAAYDGKSGLNTELGVRGNYMFDDHHSVFLDLKATSLADEIKDSPLVDRSTENSVLFGYLYRF
- a CDS encoding heavy metal response regulator transcription factor; translation: MRLLIVEDEEKTSSYVHRGLSELGYIVDVASNGIDGLHYALEMEYDVVILDVMLPGKDGYGVLEGLRQQKKTPVIMLSARGTVDDRVRGLREGADDYLGKPFSFAELVARVQALIRRRTADTADLTHLRIDDLEVDLQARKVTRAGLRLDLTAKEFCLLSLLARHQGEILSKLMIAEQVWDMNFDSDANVVEVAIKRVRAKVDAPYPRKLLHTVRGMGYVLESREADGRQNGTS